GCAATTGGTCCAAGCGTGGGTTTTTCTTGTCCGGCTCAATCTCGCGCTTCAAAATCCGGCTGCGGCCGAGCTTGCCCTTCAGAAGGCGCTGCTTGCCAACCCGGAGGCGCAAGAATTGCGCGCGTTGCGTGAAAATTCAATTTTGCAGTAGGAGTTCAGCTGGAAGGTACCAAGGTCGCACAAGTCGTCATGGGCCCGTTGTCCAAAACCGGTTAGCCGGCCCAGTGGAAAAACACCAAGTCCTACATAAAGTCTCACGTTATTCTGGACGTCGCGAGGCTTATCATTTTCACAAAGCGACAAAGAACAATGCTACAACGACGGCAATAAGATAAGCGACCAAGTGTGTGAGTGTATCAGGCGGCTTGATGAGATTTTTGTTTGTGCTCGCGGTTTCAATTGTCGTTGCGTCCTGTGCTCCAAACCGGCCGCCTGCCCTACCCACAGATTATTCGGATTCGGTAATGCCGTGGGGTGTGGTTGATATCGATGCGGATCCGCCCGCTGTTGTTCTTCCTGGCCGGCGGATAAACAGCTTGCCAAGCAGCGCATCGGTTGTGAAGGATCTGCGGCGTGGCCGGTCAGGCTCGTATGAATATCCTGTTCTCTCGATTTCCGGCGGCGGATCCCACGGTGCCTGGGGCGCAGGCTTTCTGAAAGGTTGGTCTGAGACCGGGACGCGCCCTGATTTTCGGGTCGTGACAGCAATGTCGGTTGGCGCTCTCTTGGCAACACCTGCCTTTTCTCGGGCCTGAATACGATCGGATCCTCACGCGTTTTTTTGTCGAAGGCAAACAGTCTGAGTTTTACCGGGTCGGGCCGGGAACCATCATCGGCGGCTTGCTGGGTAGCGGGCACTTTGCAGACAACACACCCGGGCTCAAACTCCTAAACGAACTGCTAGACGACACAGTAATTGACGCCGTCGCCAGGGAGTATCGCAACGGACGCCGGCTGTATGTTTCGACCGCAAATTTCGATAACAATCGCTGGACACTCTGGGATTTGGGTGCGATTGCCGCGTCTGGGGAACCGGATCGTTATCACCGTTACCGGCAAGTGATCCTTGCTGCAATTGCATTGCCTGCTGCGTTCCCACCTGTCTACTTCCCTGTTGAGGTTGCCGGGAAAACCTACGGGCAGATGCATCTGGATGCCGGCACGAATTTCGTTTTCTTCGGATCCTTCATGACCGGCACAGATGCCGCTGCACTCGCAGAAGCAAACCTACAAGTTGATGTTGAACCTGTTGTCTATGCCTTGATGAACACACAGCGGGAGCCAAACTTGGCGGCGAACCCATCAGGTGCGCCTCTCGACCTTGCCGGACGGGCCTACCAGCGGATCGGCCGATTTGCGTCCTACGCGGCACTGGACCGGCTTTGGGTGTATGCAACCGAAAGGGATGCCGAGGTTCGAATTGCGTATATCCCTGATGACTTGCCGATCCCATTTGATGTCTTTGAATTTCCCCAACCGCAAATGTCGGAACTCTTTGACGAGGGACGGCGCGCTGCGGCAGGGTATCCGTTCCTCAACAGGCCACCGGATTTGCCGCCGCCGCCGCCGAGTGACACTGAAAAAAGCCATGTAAACGCCAGGGTGAATTGACGGCCTAAATCGTGCCAGGTGGACCTATTTCGGACCGCTGGCCTTCGGGATAACGCACGGTTTTTCCGAACCTGCATTATCATTCCCAGCGCCCCCTGCCCCAAAGACAGCGCCGAGAATATTCAAAGGCGTTGAAACGATTTCAGCGACCGCACGTCCAGCACCCCCGCCGGACAAAACGACGATCTCGGGCCCTGCCAAAGGCCCTCGAACAGCGAATGTTGTTACGATTTCGACCAAATCAGGACGCTTTGCCCTCGGAACAAACTCCAGGACGATGGTTCCATTTTTCAAATCGACGGATCCTCCACCAACGATTTGAACATTGTCTGTTTCGATCACAATCGACCT
This window of the Roseibium alexandrii DFL-11 genome carries:
- a CDS encoding patatin-like phospholipase family protein, producing MRFLFVLAVSIVVASCAPNRPPALPTDYSDSVMPWGVVDIDADPPAVVLPGRRINSLPSSASVVKDLRRGRSGSYEYPVLSISGGGSHGAWGAGFLKGWSETGTRPDFRVVTAMSVGALLATPAFSRA